Proteins from a single region of Manis javanica isolate MJ-LG chromosome 5, MJ_LKY, whole genome shotgun sequence:
- the LOC140849634 gene encoding endogenous retrovirus group K member 7 Env polyprotein-like, which yields MEGRPANEAWWPVKVLKGEFRQQLSMNPFHKWMLCGVNGSCTDLSPFSALQGGGIGVKNITFWCENNHMRAHWNMIMTHNNENYTCSAKSGPESPNSLFPPSPVCVYPPFLFILSNSSFDSCSNETCFLSQCWDARNFTNALVVRIPPWVPVPVDAPNTMTLFRERRDFGVTAAIVLLISATAVAATAAGIALDTSIKSATELNNLAASVASALDQQSTLDGKLKGGIMILNQRIDLVEEQIEVLWQMAQLGCERKYRALCITSIQYKNFTRAANLSRDLSQYLSGNWSQDFDGTLEELR from the coding sequence atggagggacggccagccaatgaggcttggtggccagtaaaggtgctcaaaggcgagtttcgtcagcagctgagcatgaaccccttccataaatggatgctgtgtggagtcaatggctcgtgtaccgacctctcccccttttccgccctccagggtgggggaattggtgtaaaaaatatcaccttttggtgcgagaataaccacatgcgcgcacactggaacatgatcatgacccataacaacgagaactacacgtgttcagcaaaatcaggtccagagtcacctaattccctttttccaccttctccagtatgcgtataccccccatttctgtttatcttatccaatagtagctttgactcctgctccaatgaaacctgctttctgtctcagtgttgggatgcgcgtaactttaccaatgctttggtagtccgcatccccccttgggtccctgttcccgtagacgcccctaacaccatgactctgtttcgagaaaggcgcgatttcggcgttacagccgccatagtgctcctgatctccgcgaccgcggtcgcagccactgccgctggtatagctttagacacctccatcaaatcggctacagagctcaataaccttgcagcctcagtagcttctgccctggaccaacagtccacacttgatggcaaactgaaaggaggaataatgatcctcaatcaacgcatagatctcgtggaggaacaaatagaggtgctctggcaaatggcccaattgggatgtgagcggaaatatcgtgccctctgcatcactagcattcaatataaaaattttacacgggcagctaatctgtcacgagacctgtcccagtatctttcaggaaactggtcccaagacttcgatgggacactagaagagctgcggtga